The Hordeum vulgare subsp. vulgare chromosome 7H, MorexV3_pseudomolecules_assembly, whole genome shotgun sequence DNA window AAGAGCGGAAGACAATGTTAAGATTAGGGAGAGATTGTTACTTTAATCTTGAAGTAGTATCGTGTCAAAGTTTATAGCTGGTTCAAACTGCTATGAACTTGGCTAGATGCGTGTCAGGTTTGGTACGTGGAGGCCAGGTTTCCGTGTGATTACTAGTCCACTTTGGACTATATTAGTTAGTAAACTAGGTAATTGTTTGCGTCTAGTAGTAGTCCGTGTAGGGATTGGTTACATGGGTCGGTTGAGTAAGGCCGTGTATATATAAACAGCATTGGTCGACGGAGGGTGTAACACCGtgaaaagaaaaggagaaaagaaaggCACGACAATGGCCTTTGGCTATCAGTTTTTTGTGTGCGCGTATTTATCGTGATTTGATGTGATCGATCCATAGACGAGTCCCAACATAATATGTCACAAGGTAAGGAAGCAAAAATCATGCACCACAAGGGCCAACACGACATCAACTCGACTaccataacgacaacaacgatagcaactgaAGCACAAGCATCGAAGGCAAGGATCCACCATCAGCCTGGAGATGCCACCACATGAGCGAGACAAGATGCAACATCGCCAAGCACCAAGAACACCAGTCCAATGCCGCCAGAGCAACCAGATGGAGGGGATGACCATGAGGGGACGAGCACCAACTCGAGGGTAGTAGGACGTTGCATGCAGGCATTAGGGACAAAACCCACTAGGGTCCGATGATGAGGGGAAGTAGACACAACACGAGATGAAGCCAATTGAGACCTATGCCTCTCATGACCTGATCACCTCAAACCAACAATGACCAATGAAAGTCTCCTGGTCGGATACGAACCGACATGGGGCATCTCGGCCAAATCCGGTAGAGCTACTGCCAAATCTGGCCATCTGACCCAGGATGACCAACTAGATGGGGCAGCGAGGATagcgcgggggggggggcaatcgtTCGACGGTACAAACTAAAGCAACCGCGAGCCACGACCAAGCGGGTCAAATAAGAATGGTGGGGACGTGACCTACCACCACACGAGCAACAACAGGGGGGAAGGCACCAAAGATGAGGGATTTGGAGTGTAGCACCCGTGACAGGTTCCATCTAGAGATGAGATGAGAACAACGAGCCATAGTGACCTCATGAACCGCCTTCAGCCACATGGGCTTCAGCCGGTGGTGTTGAGAGGGgatggaggcatgggtggctagGGTTGGGAATTGATAAGAAAAATGATTGGGGGACTGGGTACAGTATCACAAACCAACATTCCCCTCCACCTCTGGCGACCATCCACGTCACCTTGTTCTCATCGCAGTAGAACCAAGCTCGTCATTTCCTAAGTGATGCGTCTAAGTATACACTCACTACCTCATGGTACCAGATATAGCTCAATGTGGGGAGGCAATTTCCTGCTCGGCCAAGTAATTGGAGGTGTTATGGGCTGGAGGGACTGGACACACCAAATGGACCATGAGCATGCATGGCCTTTTTTGGGTGACTGGCCCTTTTTGCATAAGTTGAGGGCCAATTACTTTGGTGACTTTTTTGGGCTTCGAGAATATGATGTCTCCTATCTAGATTTTtgattgggcttctagaataagctggttAAGGAGCAGCTTATTTAATCCTGGGGATCCCTTGAAGGTCATAGTGGGTAATTTGGGGCTTCTCCTAGGAACCAGGCATGGCATTGATGATACATTTAGCCCGGTAATCATACTGGTTACCATTGGGACGGATCTCTCCCTCGTACTGTTTTCAGATGGCTTGTTCATTATATGAACATAAATAATGCCTTCACACATCTTGCTGATGAGACCAGAACGTTGGGGACTGCCGGACTGTTAACTCTAGGTCTTGATGAGCGGCGCAATCATGTGCGTGGTGACCTCAGAGTGCAAGGAAACCACTTGGCATGGCGATTTCGTGGTAATCTTGtgcatatatatatctatatctcTATTCTATAGTGTACGAGTTTTGAATTGTTGCTACAACATCAATCCTAGCCGTTGGTCTCATAAATCGAACGGTTGAGACTCAAAGGATTCGCAGTGCACAGTAGCCTGTAGCTGCATCTATTGTTTCTGGAACCATCACCTGTTCGCATCACACCTCGGATCTTCTCCCCACGTTGCATGCGCCAGGGCGTCAGGCAGAGAGCTTGTGTACAAGATAAGCATACGGTAGGAGAAAGAAAGTAAATAATTTGTGGGGTCCATCACATACATCTATATTTTCTTCCTATGAAAATATCTGGGTGTCAACGTAGGTGAATTATATCATACCACTTAccaattttcttttattttcttttcatttATGCATGCATACATGGAATATTCTCTTTGCTCTGAAATTGACTGCAAAGTACCATacgtcttctttttttcttttacaaGAATCATCATCGGAACAATATTGCTAAGACGTGCATTGCACGTGTATACATACTAGTCAACCATATGTGTAGATTTTTGCTGGTGTACACAAATCAATAAATTATTAAACTGATATTACCATTACTCATATGCTACTGCTAATATGTTGATTTCGACTAGCACTTCGTCGAACTTGGCTACTCCAGCTATTTAACATTCCTAACCATCTCAGTTTTGCTCGGTTACCGTGCTTAATATTCTCGTATGTGAGAAGTAATTGACTTCTGTGCACATATCTACCCGCGGGAAGTGGAATTGGTTGAGTTGAAGGGGGGAAAAGGCATGCTTCTGACTTTCACCACATTGACCtaatgtttttatttttgccatctCACATTTCAGCAATATAACATTTGATATCTATCTCATTGCAGTTAGTTTGGTTAAATTTATAGCCCGTGAGCAATGGATTTTGGCTGGTTTTACTAGTGGACTACTCTGCGTGTATAATTGTGATTCACAAAGTAGAATCCACGTTCTACATGAACACTCAACATCTATCAAGTCTTTGGCTATCCATGGAACTAAGCCCTATGTGCTATCAGCATCCTGTGATGGTAAAATTTTGCTATGGGACTATGGAAAAGACTGGCAATTGATAAAAACATTTGATGCCAATAGTTGTCTTGATAAATGCGATACTGTGCAGCAAGTTGCGTTTAACCCGAAGGACACTGATATGTTTGCCAGTGCCCAGGGCAATACAGTAAAGGTTTGTTTAGATTTCCTATGCATGCATGCAGTAAACATCATTTTGGATGTTCCAAGTTTTCCTGATACATGTATTTGCTTGAAATTGCAGTTTTGGAATCTGCATTCGGGTGAATGTAAGCACATATTGTCTGGCCATTCAGATTCAGTGATGTGTTTGGATTACTTCAGTCTGGGTCAGAAGCTATACTTGATCACCGGTTCACAAGACAAAACTGCTAAGGTATAGCATTTTCACTAAAGAATAGACTAGCCCTTTATCATACTGACAGAATATTTATTCAATCATGAGTTTTGCTCCTTGTGTCAGATCTGGGACTGTGAGACACAGAGGTGTGTTCATTCACTGAAAGGGCACATGGATGTTGTTAACATTGCGTTTTGCCATCGGGATCTTCCAATACTCATTACAGGTTCATGGGACGGGTCAGTTCGTTTATGGGACTCCACCACCTTCCGGTAATTATTAATTATTAACACTCGCGATGCTTCAATATGAATCAATGAAAATTGTCCTTTATCGAAAAATTATCAACACCCCTGTAGTCACTGTATTTTGTTTGAATTTGGAGTGTTGATTACTTGAAATTTAAATTATCAATATGGTTAATTTGTAACCCAATTTCTAGTATTGATATTACGATACTTTTTGTTCTGTTGGAGGCACTAATATCCAAATTCAGCTTTAGCAATTTGGAAGACAAAATTTTGACAAGCTCCGATCTTTGTTTAGATGACCAAGTTTTGTATATACCTATACTTCATTAATCCCATTCAGCTTTAATCCTTGTGAAATCACGAAAAAACTTGACACCAGATTGGGCTTCAAAATTACTAGTCCACTACCATCGAGAATATATCCTATTGACACTAGATTGACAAATATATAAAGGATTTAACGGATTAAAAATGTGTATTTAACAAAACAAATACCACTTTCCAACCAACCCTAGCAAGAAACTACCactacaaaaatagaaaaaaacctactgattttttttctattatGGCCGAAAACTGCAATGTGTGATAATTGTCCTATTAAACCCGATTATGATAGGCTATGCCCGTCCGGACTGAAAAAGTCAACACCGTTACTTTAACTGTTaacatgtggggcccacatgtcagttatatctccttcctatgaaattatGCATGGACATTTCCGGTGACTTCCAATCGCCTCCAATCGAGCTAGGCGCCTCGCCGTTGAAGACTTGATTGATTAATTAACAAGCAGGCCATGTTGCCATTCTTGTTGGCGGACACGACGTCGAAGTCAGAGAGGCTCTCGAGCTGGTACGAGGCCGCCATCGCTGCACCATTGACCTCTCAGCCGGCTGGTCGCCCTCCATTAAAAAACTGGCTACGGTATAGGCCAGTGGCATCGAGGCCAGCCATCACGGCGGGCTTGCTCGCCCGGCATGGAAGCTCACGCGGAGGACAACTTCGAGTGTGTCGCCTACCATGGCCAGCTTGGCCAGCGGTGCGGAGGTTAACTCACCCGACATGGAAACTCGTGCAGACACCAGCTTCGAGCACGGCGCGTGCCATGGCCAACTCGGGCGGCAGCGTGGAGGATAGCAAGGCCGACGGCGAGCTCGCGCTGCAGCACAGTATGTTTTATGAAATGTCCCGGTGATAATATTTGGATGAAGAAGGGGATTGATGTCCACATGTAGGTCTCATATGTCATAATAGTCAACATAACGTTCAATCAAGCAGAGTTGATTACTGTGCCACGTCAACGTTTACGTGTGGACCAATCCTGTCATAATCCAGTTTAATTTTGACGAAATCTGTGACTTGTCTCACTTGGTAGTTTTTTTACCATAGATTAGAAAAAATAGTATTTTGCTTCTAATATTGTAGAGTGGTAGTTTCTTGCTAGGGTTGGTTAGAAATTGGTAGTCTTTTGTTAAATACTCGAATAAAAGGACATATAGAAAAATAAAGAATAAAACTAAATTGGTATGTGAATTGTTGAGTCGGGCGAGAGACGTACCTCGCAGCTTTGTCTCCTATGGAAGCTTCAGGCATGGGTACACTCGATGCACCTCTCCTAGGTTAGCTATCTATATGGGCTTGGGCCCATATCGGTTCAACAACAACCCCCCCCCTCTCATGATGGGTGGTAGATATATTGTTATTTTCATCTTCTTACATGCCAAGTTACAATCTTTTGTTTGTAGTTCCTTTTTCAACCAATCTCCAGCTTGTTGTCCAAAGCTGATATGAGCGAGGCTGATAATCTCAGCATCAAGTTTGTCCTTAACGAAGAAGTGGTCAATTTGCATATCTTTAGTTCTACCATGTTGAACTGCGTTATTAGCATAGCTTATAGCCGACTGATTGTCACGccacaccctcaagggtccctttctCAAAAGTTTCAATTCGCGCAAAAGGTGTTTCACCCAAAGCATCTCACTCAACCCTTGAGATAAGTCTATATACTCAGCTTTTGTTGTTGATTTGCGTTATTAGCAAAGCTTATAGCCGACTGATTGTCACGccacaccctcaagggtccctttctCAAAAGTTTCAATTCGCACAAAAGGTGTTTCACCCAAAGCATCTCACTCAACCCTTGAGATAAGGCTATATACTCAGCTTTTGTTATTGATTTAGGCACAACCCTTGGATTCTTGTTTCCCCATGACACCAAATTTCCTCCAACAAACATACAATAGCTAGAAGTTTGGCCATCTATCATCTTGACAATTAGAACAATCAGAGTTACTGTAGCCATCCACCTTAAGATATCCACACTTTAACTAGAGTTCCCTTCAAGTATCTTAGGATTTTTTGCACAATATCAAGACGCCCACTCCTTGGTTCATGAATGTATCTGCTCACCATGCCCACGACATAAGTAATGTTAGGCCTAGTATGACACAAGTTCAATAACCTCCCAACTAGTTTCTGGTAATCTTCCTTATTCACCAGCTCTCTTGATTGTGTTGCCACTTGATAGTTTTGTTCAATCGGAATGGGGGCAACACGACATTCCATCATGTCCATGTCATCAAAAGATCCAAGCCAAATTTCATTTGAGACAAATATATTCCGTTATCTGACCCAACCACTTCAATGCCAACGAAGTATTTTAGGTTGCCTAAATCCTTCACCTCAAATTCCATGCCTAGACACCCCTTTAATATCTGCATTTCCTCCTTATAATCTCTAGTGATGATAATGCCATCCACGTACACAACAAGAATAGTGATCTTCTTATCAGAGTGTTTTTAGAACATTGTGTGATCATCGTTATATTGATCATACTACATACCGCAGATAGCTCGTCTAAACCTATCAAACCATGCCCTCGGTGATTGGTTCAAACCGCATATACAAGGATTTCTTCCTACATCTCATCATCCAGAAAGGCATTCTTGACATCTGTTTGATGCAACTTTCACCCGAAGTTTGCATCAGGGGAGACCAATATCCTTAAAGTGTTCATCTTTGTCACTAGAGCAAACGTCTCATCATGATCAATTCCATACGTTTAACTATCTAGCGACCAATCTGGCCATACACTGTTCCACCTTCCGCTTGGGATTTTGCTTCATAGTATAAATCCACTTACAACTCGCCACTTTTGTTTTTGCTCGCGATATGGTTAGCACACACGTCTTCTTTTTTCCTTGGTGCTTCCAATGCCTCTATTATTTCTTCACGCCACGTCAGATCTTTCTTTGCACCCTTCCAATACTTTGTGGTTGACATAGTTTGAAAGAAGACAACAAACACTATACAAAGGAGACAAAACATCGTAAGACACAAAATTCCAATGTCATGATCATAGAAAACCTCTGGTGGTAAAGCCTTATGTGGCACTTCATGTGTCCATTTCACAACGCAATAGGTAGTTCCACTTTGTGAGATGAGCTTccatcactttgttgctactcccCCTACAGTGACTGCTCCCCCCGCACTTGTTGCTACTTCTACACATATGGTAGCCGCTGAgaatacactacaggaatcttcTGCCACCAATCTCAAATAGGGAGTGGGAGATCACCAATTTGAATGGAACTCACTGTTGGCTGGACCAAAACCTGCACATCAACATTAGTTAGAGTAACAACTGGAATTGTACCCATAATTGGCTGCACTTGAACCAGCACATCATCATTAGTGTTTATGTTCACAGAATGATCTTGAGTGTGAGATATAGCCTTCTTTGACCATCTTGTACAAAATGGAAGTGGTCAAGCTCTTGAAACAATACACTTAGATCTATTGGCTCATCATATAATGACTCAGACTCCGTGAAGCTTTTATCAATACTTACAAGCCTGCGTTTCTCAAAGGTACATCAACATTTATACCCCTGCGACCAGAAGAATAGCCTAGAAAAATACACTTTGTTTCTTGTGGATTAATTTTCCTGAAAGAAGGTCACGGATCTCGAGCAAAACAAGTACTATCAAACAACTGGGAATAACAAACTTAGTCCGCGGAGATTTCATGCCTAGTATTCTTGTTGGTATTCGGTTGCTCAATGTATTTGGCTGTCATAAGTACTCATCACATAAATAGCTAAACACCTCATCTTTGTGACGCATCAAATAAATCCAAGTCATATGAGAATAGAAATTGATAAATGCAAAAAATCACTTCATTTCATTCATTGACACAATTGGGCAAGTCCATACATCTTAATGAAACAACACAAAAGAAGATATGCTTGTAAGCCCCTTACACACATATGAGGAAGTTGTGTGTTTGGCATATTCACAAGCATCACATGTCAACTTGCCCTTTCCTATCCCACACATAACATCTTGAGAGATTCTACTCATTTTAACAAAAGATACACGCCCGATCCTACAATGATGGAACGTCGCCTTTTTTTCCTTGTCCTCCATGGTCGTATCACACACTAATTCTGGTTGCACCTCCTCGTCCATGTACCAGAGACCCCTACGCCTGGTGCTAGTCCCAATAATCTGCATCGTTCATCCCTCCTGAATCATGCAATCAAATTTGTCAAATATCACACGATGGTCTATTTGATCAATTAGAGCACAGAAAGAGATCAAGTTGACAAGGAAAGCTGGCACATGTAAAACAAAGGATATGGAAATGGTCGGAGTGCACTTTACTGTGCCAACTCCTTTGACACGTTGTTTTGTGTCATGAGCAGTTTGTATACTCCATGTGTGAGAAAAATGATGCTTAGTGTAAGACTTGAACGTGCATGCATTACTTGCAACATGCTTAGATGCTTGatagtcaagaacccactctggacCACTCCCATTAGTAGCAAGAGATGCCTTGTCCAAATTACCTTCATCGATGGAGGCCTAGTGAGCAAAGTCTTCATAGTCAGCATCATCTGCATCTTTGCCTTTTGACATCCCATTGTCTCCTGCAACTGCCATGTGAGCCCTATGACCCCCTGAGTTTTCTAAGTACCACCTCTGCCCCTAGGAGCATAACCCCCATGAGGTCCCTGAGTATCCACCTCTCCCTCTAGCGCTCATGCCTCTACCAGTCCATCCCTCTGCCTCTGTCATGAGTTGGACAGACTCAGTTCCAATGTCATACCTCCCTATAGATATGACAGTTGTTGGAATCTCTCCACTCCATCCTCTCCATGACTGCAAATGTTGAAGCCGACACAACCTTTACATAGGCGTGCTCCAAAGATAGTTGCACCTCCTCTTGAGACATTGTTGTAATAGTCGCATCAATAGTATGCACAAGACGTCCTATCATGAAAGCAACCTCTGAGCCCCTCCAACAGTTTGAACATACGCCTACATGCAATCCACTTGTGGCCTGACTCGATGGATGTCGTATCACAGAGTTTGAGAGGAACACGGTTATCATGCTCTACCCATAAAGTTTGCAGCTCTGCCACATATTTCATAACTGACATGTCGTCACCTTGATGCAGTCAACTAGTCTTCCCCTCAATCTAATAAATTAGCATAAAAATGCCCTTGCCTGAGTACAGGGTGAACAGAGTCGTCCATATCGCAACGTATGTGGATAGCCCCTCCATAGAGCGTCCAATGGAGGGCACCACCGAGTTCAACAACCAGCTCATGAGCACAAAGTCACAAAGTCTATGAACTTCCACTTCTTTCTCTCCGTAGTAGCCTTGTCTCATGCTTCCTCAATAGCACCCATCATGTGTCCATCaagctccttctcctccacaACCAGCAATGCCCTCGAGGACCAGCTCAGTTAATTTGTGGGCCCGTCCACCTTTATGCCCATGGGCGATAGTTTGATATTGTGAGCCGCTTCTTGCCGAGGAGGCATGGCCCAAAGTGCaactccacgaggatcttgacgAGCTTCTTAAAAACCTCAGCAAGGCATTGTCGTTCACCCATCTTAGGCAGCAGCAACAACTCTTGCAGCAGCCGCACACAACTCCTCTCTTTCAGCAGCAACAATCATGAAAGTACATGGCCGAACGATAGAAAATGGTGAGGTAGCCGTCTTACAAACCGATCTTGAGATACCCGGCTCACGTAAAATGCACTCGACTACGCTACCGCTAACACACATCGGGTGAGCTAAACACCCCCATGCTACGACCTAGCATACCTAGGCTCCGCGACAAAGCCCTCAAGAGGGAAAACAACGCAGAAAGACGCCGCCGCCGAGTCCATCGGACAAAGGTTTTCACCCGGAGCCCTGACACGAGGAGAAGAACCGCAACGACGTCTTCAGAAAGAGAAGGGTACCCGCGGGTGTCGCCGCTGTTGGCGCCAAGGCACGGAGCTTTCGCTCGGCAACTCACCCGTGCCACTACGAGGCCGCCAAGAGGAGCATGACGATGTTAGATCCCCATATCCGGATCAGGACGCTACTTCTCCAGGAGAGAAAGCACGTCCGAGCTACCTGCTAGCCCACCTCCCGTTGCCCTCACAACCTGTGAAGGGAGCCACCATCATTGCAATGCTGCCCACTGGAGAACGAGTATGCAACCTGCCATCCGGGGCCACTGCCCCGGCATCCCTGTCGCGAGATACCGTCGGTCATGCACCTCACGTCACACATAACTCCAGGTGGAAGAACAATGCCAGTCTATCAGCTCCTAGCCCGGCATCGGTCCCCGAGTCTAGGTAGACGCCTCCACCCTAGGAGGCATCCACACCTGTGTCCCCTACCAATACCCGGTGGACTTGAGGGGACACGACTCCGAGATTGTCGACGATCGCCGGCGAGCCAGCCCCAAGCCCATGGCCAGGCGAGCTCACTCGATGCCATGCCCACGGTCACCGTCGCCGATCCGTGCACCAACACACCGGTATCAGGGCCACCACCAACGAGCATCATACCCGCGTAGGAAGCCCGAGCATCCCTACGAGCACATCCCAGGTCAATCCCAACCTCTCCTACCTGAAGCAAAATCTCTGATCCGCCCCGGGCCCAATCTGACCCGCCCGAGCACGAACCCTAGATCTAGTCCATCCCTGAAACGCATGTAGCCGGCACCATCGGCATTGCGGACTAGATCCACTAGAAGGAGGCTGACATCGTCGCCCCGCGCCGCGCCGCCACATCCCTGCCCGTAGCCGCTGCCACCGGAGGGGAAGCAGAGTtgtgttacagtatatgtggattgcactagccctttccaaTAGTTCAAATTTTTGATTgctttggctagtgcatgaagcttaacaaggATAATAAATTCATTATAGTTTGTGGAATATTTCACTAGTTTGACATTTTTTGTAGTTCACAATCTTTAAGGTAAAGTCTAGAGCAGATGTATAAGTGCTAATAATGTGCATCACATTCTTCCAGACATGAGCTCAACCCTGACCTCGGTGAAGTGTATGCTATAGCAGGTTTGAAGAGATCAACAAGGTATATGATCAAAAGTATCATGTCTTCCATACTTATATTTGGTTATTAGAAAACTCTTTTTCAACAATTGCATAACCTTGCAATTGCAAACGAAAATGAACTAGACTGCAAATATAGTTGTGTGTAACTTTCATTATGTTTAATTCTGAGATTTTTCCTTGTTATGGCAGTTGTCATAGTCGTTTCAAGGCATGCAGTTCTTTGATGCTGACGCAGTTCTAACCTTATTTATTAGACTTGTTTGCATGAACAGTCATTCAATTGTTACACATAACATTATATCCATCCCTCTGAGTAACAACATAGGTCTCTCATGACGGTAGCATGATCTCAATTGTACCACTttgttttcaacaaaaataagtcAAATCCAATAATTCCTACATACAGTAGGCTCATGCCCTGTGTTAGCACCTAAAACGTAAGATGGAAATGAATGCAAATACAGGAAAACTACGCCTACTGGGAGGATGCGAAACCAGTGACTGCAGGGTTCCACATTAATTTGCAATGGCTTGACATCAACAGTTAAGTTCAGATAAGAGAGGAATAACACGGCCTGACAAACCTCAGGGGACTCCTCATCAACGTCACAGTGGTGCACCCTCTGGGACCACCATCATTGGGGTTAGACCCCTGACTTCTTGCTCCTCGCGAGCCGCAGCTTTCCCTCTCGCCCCAACATTCGCCATGATCAAGCTAGGGTTAGGGTGGAGAGGAGAGGTAGAGCAAGCAAGAATAATAGGGGATACTGGAATGAGCGAGTGAAGTGAACTGGCTTCCAGCCAACTGGCCTAACCCTTATAGACCTCTCCTTAAATTCCGTATTCCCACAATAAAATAATGGGATGGTATGTCCATAACTAGATTGGCTACCTTCATGTAATTAAGAACAATTCCAGTGATGCACATCGGCTTATCCACTCATGAATACTGACATAGCTACTTCTATGTAAGAATAATGCAAAGTGTAATTCGTcataatgctttacaatttcattctACCACTAACCTGTCTCcctcaaaatttctgaaaaatggTTGATTGGGGCATTTTTGTGATGTTTAACCATCTTCATCGTTAATCCTCACCATTTTATTATTTACAAGTGTTAATTATGATCGTCATATTTTTTCCAGGCTTGTGCGTGTGCTGAAGTTTAAACTTGGAGAAGTGAATTCTATAGCATGTTTGAAGGGATCAACGAGGTATATAGTGAAAAGTGCCTTGCTATATTTTATATCTGGTTAATAGGAAAAATCACGCTTCCTGACCGTGCTCATCCTTGAAAAGCAAATTATAAGAAATCACAATGCAAATATACCAATTTCTGCAGTGTGGAGTTTGCTCATCCTAATTGCGCTTATTGTTGTGGaattcaaggcatgcattttttaGTACAAAATAGTTCAGCCATCCTTTTTGTTCATAGGATAGGAATATGATAGGAATAGAAAAATCGTTGGAAGTGAGACGACATGTATCTCAATTCCTATATGGAAAGAGATATGTCATTTGATGTATAGGATAGGAATTTTTACATTGAGCCTAGGGTAatgtttctttttctttaaaaTGTGAAGGACCGATTCCTACCTACATAGGAATAGGAGTTCATTCCTACAAACCAAAGGGCTCcaaaggaaattttcaacaaaatTCTTATTCTTAAAATTCCTACAAAATTCATGTAAACGTAAGGAGGCGTCGGTGTTTGCAGACACAAAGTCCTGCTTTTCTTTGTTTTGGCTTTGTTGCCTCCAATGTATAATGCGTGATGCGTTAACTGGTGCAGGATCGTGATTGGGCATGAGAAAGGATTAGTGCTGGCAGACATAAGGCCCTGAGAAGGCGATTTGAGCAACCGAACAAAACCGAAAGGTTAATGCTAGCCATTGGAGTAAATCAAGATGGTTGGAGAAGGCTAAAGAACTGTGGTATTCTTGTGAATCTGATTGGGCTGATTCAATTCGAAACGGCAAACAGACCAAAGAACTGTGAACCATGCATGTAATATTCCCCCTTCTTTTCTAAATATGTTTGTTATTGGCATGTCTTTAAGCAAATTTGATTTGCTGGAGAAACTCCGCCATGGAAAACATTCAATAGAGCCTATGAGCCCCGGTCCTCTTATTTCAGCCGTCTGTTTCGATTTTATTGGTGTCGTCTTTACCCGGTAAAACATGTCACGGGTCTAGCTACTTGACCTTGATATTctgctccccctccccctccccctcccaacCTTAGCCGCcccactccctccccctccctttctCGCCGCCACGCgaggcagccgccgggcaagcccggggcgccaaggatcgtggcggcggggccttggctgccctgcctctgcgtggggaaccccggatctggagcggcggctccATGGATGAGGCACGGCAGGCTAGCAGCCATGCGGACGGTGGATCTGGCGTCCCGGCCGCGCGGGCTGCGGCATCCGGTGGTTgttggcggccggcggcggcctcTGCGGTGACCGGTGCGCGCGATCTGGCGCATCC harbors:
- the LOC123407983 gene encoding coatomer subunit beta'-2-like, which produces MVGSGGQTWTPYDEDGGQRRPGRVGGTLLIAIGNEKGLVLVDIDLEDRKYGGVQSTKGLARLEIGLKGKKDRSAENTAAVMGSKEDTGQMIEEFIFAISHFSNITFDIYLIAVSLVKFIAREQWILAGFTSGLLCVYNCDSQSRIHVLHEHSTSIKSLAIHGTKPYVLSASCDGKILLWDYGKDWQLIKTFDANSCLDKCDTVQQVAFNPKDTDMFASAQGNTVKFWNLHSGECKHILSGHSDSVMCLDYFSLGQKLYLITGSQDKTAKIWDCETQRCVHSLKGHMDVVNIAFCHRDLPILITGSWDGSVRLWDSTTFR